GACCCGCAGGAGAAGATATAGGAGAAGAAGAGCGCCATGGGGTTTCTAGAGACCGTTCTCAGCCAGGCGATCGAAATCAATTTCGCCCCCTTCATCGTGGCCATCGTGGTCGGCAGCGCAATTGGACTCGAACGCGAGATCCACGGACGACCCGCCGGACTGCGCACGCACATACTCGTTTGTCTTTCGTCGGCCGTGCTGGTTCATGCATCGCGCATGGGATCGCTTGCCGCCCAATCCAACGGCCTTCTCGAAAATTATATCTACGACCCCAATCGACTCGGTGCGGGAATTGTGACGGGAATCGGCTTTCTGGGGGCTGCGGCGGTGATTCGCTCGGGCGACATCGTGCGCGGCATCACCACCGGTGCGTGTGTTTGGTCGGTGGCGAGTCTCGGGGTGGTGATCGGTCAAGGCCATTACGCCCTCGCACTGGCTGGCGCACTCACCATGCTGATGGTGTTGGTGGTCTTCGACTATATGTTCGTCTGGGTGACCCCCGTGGTGTATCGCAAACTCACGGTTAGCGGCCGACACAACCACTTTGTGACCGTCCGGAGCCGCATCGAAGCGCTCCTGCGCGAAGCGAGAATTACGGTGCAGGACGTTTCGTGCAACCTGCGGCCCGAGGCGGACAGCTTCGATCTCATCTTTCACATTCGCTGCCGAACGCAAGTCCGCGCTCCTGATATCGTGGCCAGAATCGTGGATCTCGAGGGTGTCTCGAGCGGGGAGTGGGGACAGCTTCAGCAGTAGGCAGCTCCCCGGCAGGTCTTTCAACGGGTTGCTGAACGCTGGCGAGGCTCATCCACAAAAAATAAAACCATCGCGATCGCGCCCAGTTGAAACACGATGGAAACTCCGAAGAGAATCTGCTTCGACCACACAACGGCGATCACACCGCCCAATAGCGGGCCGAGAAAGCCGATGAACTCCTGGGCGGAGTTGGCGAGCGCGATCCGCACCGGTAAATCTGCGCGAGATCCAAATTCGAGGGCCATGTTCTGGCTCGCCATTTGAAATCCCCCCATACCGGCCCCTACCCCGAGAAAGCCGAGGGCGAAACCCGGAAGGCTCGTCGCCGTCAAGATCCCCAACGCGCCTGTGATCCAGACCGCGATGGCAACCAGGAATACGAGCCGAAAGCCCGTGCGGTCGGCGACCAACCCCCAGGCAAAGTTCGTGACCGAGTTGGCCGTGATGAACGCCGTGGTGAGGATGCCGATGGTGGCGCCGGTGGGCATCGCGTGGCCCGATTCGGTCGCGACGCCGATTACATCTCCCACGTAGAGGATGTAGAAGGGCACGGCCATACGTCCCATGGTGGCCAGGGCTCGGCTCAGTACGTAGTAGGTGAAGCCCCGGTCGGATCGCAGCAGCGCCGGAATGTCTCGCAACCGACTCGCGAGAGACACCGCAGGGCGAACCTCTGGGGGCAGCGGTTCGCGAACCATCAGCAACATCGCGAGCCCGACACAAGTGAGCACAAAGGCCAGCAAAAAAATAACCGCGTAACCGTTGCCAAACACGTTGGGCGCTACCAGATAGCGCCCGCCGAGATACGCGACACCAGCCGCCGTGAGCCCCGCGAGTGAGGTTCGCAAGCCCACCAGAAAACCCCGCCGATCGACCGGGATCACCTTCGACATCAAGTAGTTGAAGATCACCATCTGCATGCCCATGAAGAAGCCAAAGAAAAAGAGAAAGACGCAGATCGCGATGACGGTTTCCCGGGGAGCCAGAAAGAAGCCCGCGAGCGCGATCCCCAGCACCTGCAGTCTCATCGCCATGCCGACGGCGAAGCCCACGGGCAAGACCCGCCGCCGATGTTCGATCAAATTTGCGCCGAGCATCGGCGATAGAAACATGCCCAGGTACTGAATCGAGCGACACAGCCCCACCACAAATTCCGAACCCGAAAGCATCAGGATGTAGGCGGGAAGGAAGGTGGGGGCATTGACCAGGCGAAACCCGGTCTGGCCCAGCAACCCGTGTGCTACGTGGGCGGCGAAGTTGCGCGGCAAGTCCCGACGGACTTGCTCCATATAGAGATCTTCGGACTGCTGCGCGAGGAGCTCGGTTTTACTGTTGTCTTTACTGTCGTTCGCCATCAACAGGCTGCTATCCGGCGGTGATTCCGTTGTCGATGCTGAAGATCGAGCCGTGAACGCTCAGTGCATCATCCGAAGCGATGTACGCCACGGCGCCCGCGATCTCCGATGGATCGCTCATCCCCCGTGGCGAGACATAGGCCTGCATGAGCTCGAAGTCCATGTCTTCGGGGAACTTGACGCCACTCGTCAGCGGGGTCGTCACACCCCCCGGCGCGACGGCGTTGATGCGGATGGTCTGCTTGACGTACTCGGCCGCCATCGCCTTGGTGAGGTTTACGAGTGCGCCCTTGCTCGAGCAATAGGCGGAGCAAAAGGCCTGGCCCATCAGCCCCGCATTCGATGCGATATTGACGATATTGCCGTTGGTCTCGAGCAGGTGGGGAATGGCGGCCTGAGACAGGAAGAACGGGCCGTCAAGGTTGATTGCGTGAATCAACCGCCATTCTTCCTCGCTGACATCGGTCACGGATGAAAAGCGCACGATCCCCGCGACATTGGCCAACACGTCCAACTTGCCGAACACGTCCACGGTGACCCTCACGGCTTCGAAGCAATTCGCGCGCTGGGAGACGTCAAAGGTTGCGGTCTGAATCGCCCCCCCCGAATCGTTTGCGATTTCTTTGACGATCGACTCCGTTTCGGCCAGTCCGTCGCTATTGATGTCGATGCCAAAGACCTTCGCTCCTTCCCGCGCGAGTCGTTCGCACACACTTCGTCCGATTCCCGATGCGGCGCCGGTGATGAGCGCAACTTTGTCGTGGTAGCGGTCCTGGTAGCGAGCTGTCATGGATTCTTTCTCCTGTTTCGTTTTCTCGATGCCCGGCTGGGTGGTGATCAGATTATTCGATGTCAACCCAACGCCGTTCGGCTGAAGAGAGCCTGATGGCGTCGAGCACTTTCTGTCCCGCCACACCGTCTGCGAACGTCGCCGGCGCGGGGTCGTCTGAAGTC
This genomic interval from Myxococcales bacterium contains the following:
- a CDS encoding MgtC/SapB family protein, which encodes MGFLETVLSQAIEINFAPFIVAIVVGSAIGLEREIHGRPAGLRTHILVCLSSAVLVHASRMGSLAAQSNGLLENYIYDPNRLGAGIVTGIGFLGAAAVIRSGDIVRGITTGACVWSVASLGVVIGQGHYALALAGALTMLMVLVVFDYMFVWVTPVVYRKLTVSGRHNHFVTVRSRIEALLREARITVQDVSCNLRPEADSFDLIFHIRCRTQVRAPDIVARIVDLEGVSSGEWGQLQQ
- a CDS encoding MFS transporter; amino-acid sequence: MANDSKDNSKTELLAQQSEDLYMEQVRRDLPRNFAAHVAHGLLGQTGFRLVNAPTFLPAYILMLSGSEFVVGLCRSIQYLGMFLSPMLGANLIEHRRRVLPVGFAVGMAMRLQVLGIALAGFFLAPRETVIAICVFLFFFGFFMGMQMVIFNYLMSKVIPVDRRGFLVGLRTSLAGLTAAGVAYLGGRYLVAPNVFGNGYAVIFLLAFVLTCVGLAMLLMVREPLPPEVRPAVSLASRLRDIPALLRSDRGFTYYVLSRALATMGRMAVPFYILYVGDVIGVATESGHAMPTGATIGILTTAFITANSVTNFAWGLVADRTGFRLVFLVAIAVWITGALGILTATSLPGFALGFLGVGAGMGGFQMASQNMALEFGSRADLPVRIALANSAQEFIGFLGPLLGGVIAVVWSKQILFGVSIVFQLGAIAMVLFFVDEPRQRSATR
- a CDS encoding SDR family oxidoreductase; this translates as MTARYQDRYHDKVALITGAASGIGRSVCERLAREGAKVFGIDINSDGLAETESIVKEIANDSGGAIQTATFDVSQRANCFEAVRVTVDVFGKLDVLANVAGIVRFSSVTDVSEEEWRLIHAINLDGPFFLSQAAIPHLLETNGNIVNIASNAGLMGQAFCSAYCSSKGALVNLTKAMAAEYVKQTIRINAVAPGGVTTPLTSGVKFPEDMDFELMQAYVSPRGMSDPSEIAGAVAYIASDDALSVHGSIFSIDNGITAG